The following proteins come from a genomic window of Nostoc sp. TCL26-01:
- a CDS encoding MoaD/ThiS family protein, with product MAVKVLVPTALQNFTNNQAALDSSGTTIAELLDSLEKTFPGIKSRLCDDKGEPRRFLNLYVNSEDIRFLDGTATSLKDGDEVSIVPAVAGG from the coding sequence ATGGCTGTAAAAGTTTTAGTCCCTACTGCTCTGCAAAATTTCACCAACAATCAAGCCGCACTCGATTCTAGTGGTACGACTATTGCAGAACTCTTAGATTCTCTAGAAAAAACCTTTCCTGGTATCAAGTCACGATTATGTGATGATAAAGGAGAACCAAGGCGCTTTCTGAATTTGTATGTCAATAGCGAAGACATCCGCTTTTTAGATGGTACAGCTACATCTCTAAAAGACGGTGATGAAGTGAGTATTGTCCCGGCTGTGGCTGGTGGTTAA